From the genome of Aspergillus oryzae RIB40 DNA, chromosome 4:
CCCAATCATCAACTCCCTCGCAAACCACGGCTACATCGCTCGCGACGGCCGTAACATCACCGGGATCCAACTGAAGGCAGCGCTAGAACACATCGGACTCGGCTTCGACACGGCAGGAGGCCTCGTCAAGATCGCGTTCCAAGACCACGTCGACCCACCCGAAGGCACCCCACGCACAACAGCCAACTTCGGTCTGCGCGACGCCGGCCAAGTCAACGAAGACGGAGACCCCGTGCTAAACCTCGATCAACTCGGCCGTCCACACGCCATCGAGCATGACGTCTCCGTTACGCGACAAGACCGCGCGTTGGGCGATTACATCCATCTCAATCCCGACCTGTACCAGCAACTTCTCGCGTCTTCTAGCAATGGGACGTCATTTTCTATCTCGGATATCGGAAACCTGCGTAAGAAACGGTTCGAGCAGTCGAAGAGGGATAACCCGGAGCTGGATTTGGACAAGAGGATGCATTATATCGCTTGCGCTGAGGTTGGGGGTATCATGGGCGTATTTGGGAAGGGGCTCTACCATGTTCCGAAGGAGTATATAGAGGCgatctttggtgaggagCGGTTACCGTTTGACGAGGGATGGCGGCCAAGATGGACGAAGTTGTATTTGCCCGAGGCTGGGGCGGTGACTTTGGCTATTTCGCATTATGCGTGGCCGTTTTAGGTGGTTTTGTCATGATTGA
Proteins encoded in this window:
- a CDS encoding putative peroxidase (predicted protein), with the protein product MKSIIWFSLFTAAFSITNPHLPQHSNMSSENDTLSEGQYYRGGADDLRSPCPIINSLANHGYIARDGRNITGIQLKAALEHIGLGFDTAGGLVKIAFQDHVDPPEGTPRTTANFGLRDAGQVNEDGDPVLNLDQLGRPHAIEHDVSVTRQDRALGDYIHLNPDLYQQLLASSSNGTSFSISDIGNLRKKRFEQSKRDNPELDLDKRMHYIACAEVGGIMGVFGKGLYHVPKEYIEAIFGEERLPFDEGWRPRWTKLYLPEAGAVTLAISHYAWPF